One window of the Doryrhamphus excisus isolate RoL2022-K1 chromosome 10, RoL_Dexc_1.0, whole genome shotgun sequence genome contains the following:
- the LOC131136830 gene encoding transmembrane protein 26 — MCRLLDIILALLSRILFAVHGAVTVWRVVLVKGDMYWLLLSGVGLLGIEMVITLRCTDHGEWKWFSPMVFLYLCTVVPSIWLLELNLVQTPTNETLQITSIPIDLPDIPLEPESWVAGLEQTMLIVLVLGRWMMPMGHMSRDQLSQLLMVYVGLGADILDIFDTFTEPNVKNNIKVIYMGLALFTWALLQFPLVLTQKSSHHRRSKGRFVCWQGKNCLTSCCPSEVWSLLVTVGFQDGPFLAYRLYLMVMENVLNQLMIYFTCKNILIVLIEFYRMFVVKCDQWNEQSADAQSETALSLRRPSMEGQAGAQEGQTQEEQEAPVVQEA; from the exons ATGTGCCGTTTATTGGACATCATTCTGGCTTTGCTGAGCCGCATCCTGTTTGCTGTCCACGGGGCGGTGACAGTATGGCGTGTGGTGCTAGTGAAAGGAGACATGTACTGGCTGCTCTTATCTGGAGTGGGTCTACTGGGTATTGAGATGGTCATCACCTTGAGGTGCACAGATCACGGAGAATGGAAATG GTTCTCCCCCATGGTCTTCCTCTACCTCTGTACCGTTGTCCCCTCCATTTGGCTCCTGGAGCTGAACCTGGTGCAGACTCCCACCAATGAAACACTGCAGATCACTTCGATACCAATTGATTTGCCAGAC ATTCCTCTGGAGCCAGAGAGCTGGGTGGCTGGTTTGGAACAGACCATGCTCATCGTGTTGGTGTTAGGTCGGTGGATGATGCCCATGGGCCACATGTCTCGTGACCAACTCTCCCAGCTGCTCATGGTATATGTGGGCCTGGGTGCAGATATCCTGGATATCTTTGACACCTTCACGGAACCCAAcgtgaaaaataacataaaggTGATATATATGGGCTTGGCCCTCTTCACGTGGGCTCTCCTCCAGTTCCCTCTGGTGCTCACCCAGAAGAGCAGCCACCACCGGAGGAGCAAAGGACGTTTCGTCTGCTGGCAGGGCAAGAACTGTCTGACAAGCTGCTGCCCCAGCGAAGTGTGGAGCTTGCTGGTCACGGTGGGCTTCCAAGACGGACCCTTCCTGGCCTACCGCCTTTATCTCATGGTGATGGAAAACGTGCTCAACCAGTTGATGATTTATTTCACCTGCAAGAACATCCTCATCGTCCTCATTGAGTTCTATCGGATGTTTGTGGTCAAGTGTGATCAATGGAATGAACAGAGTGCTGATGCACAGAGTGAAACGGCGTTGAGTCTTCGAAGGCCCAGCATGGAGGGACAAGCGGGGGCACAGGAGGGACAGACACAGGAGGAACAAGAAGCTCCGGTGGTGCAGGAGGCGTAG
- the gabrd gene encoding gamma-aminobutyric acid receptor subunit delta: MELPNFFLTSLALLLLGRDLFTRAMLSDIGDYVGTDIEISWLPNLDDLMKGYARNFRPGIGGPPVNVAMAIEVASIDHISEANMEYTMTVFLRQSWHDDRLSYNHTNKTLGLDSRFVDKLWLPDTFIVNAKSAWFHDVTVENKLIRLQPNGVILYSSRITSTVACDMDLTKYPMDEQECMLDLESYGYSSEDIVYHWSESQRHIHGLDKLELSQFTITDYRFVTEMMNFKSAGRFPRLSLRFQLRRNRGVYIIQSYMPSILLVAMSWVSFWISQSAVPARVSLGITTVLTMTTLMVSARSSLPRASAIKALDVYFWICYVFVFAALIEYAFAHYNADYRLKEKAKVKANKLGSEAIVKNGKQAMVLFSLSVTGMNQGVVISNRHSRAQRSSSEIPGEGVSEESESRRRSMRESEEEEKKCCSKCVCKPIDADTIDIYARAVFPFTFAVVNVIYWVAYTM; the protein is encoded by the exons GGCCATGCTGAGTGACATAGGAGACTATGTAGGTACAGACATTGAAATATCCTGGCTACCCAATTTGGATGATCTAATGAAGGGCTATGCCCGAAACTTTCGTCCTGGGATAGGAG GTCCTCCCGTGAACGTGGCCATGGCGATTGAAGTGGCCAGCATTGATCACATCTCTGAAGCCAACATG GAGTACACCATGACCGTGTTTCTACGCCAGAGCTGGCATGATGACCGCCTGTCCTACAACCACACCAACAAGACGCTGGGATTGGATAGTCGCTTCGTGGACAAGCTTTGGCTGCCTGACACCTTCATCGTCAATGCCAAATCTGCTTGGTTCCACGACGTGACGGTGGAGAACAAATTGATTCGTCTGCAGCCCAATGGAGTTATTCTGTACAGCAGCAG AATTACCTCAACAGTGGCATGTGACATGGACCTGACCAAGTATCCCATGGACGAACAGGAGTGTATGCTCGACCTGGAAAGCT ACGGTTACTCTTCAGAGGACATTGTTTACCACTGGTCGGAAAGTCAGAGGCACATCCATGGACTGGACAAACTGGAGCTCTCACAGTTCACCATCACAGACTATCGCTTTGTAACTGAGATGATGAATTTCAAATCTG CGGGAAGATTTCCGCGGCTGAGCCTTCGCTTCCAGCTGAGACGTAACCGAGGAGTTTACATCATCCAGTCATACATGCCTTCCATATTACTGGTGGCCATGTCCTGGGTGTCCTTTTGGATTAGTCAGTCAGCAGTCCCCGCTCGTGTGTCCTTAG GCATCACGACCGTCCTCACCATGACCACCCTGATGGTGAGTGCCCGCTCGTCTCTGCCTCGTGCATCAGCTATCAAGGCGCTGGATGTCTACTTCTGGATCTGCTACGTGTTCGTGTTCGCCGCGCTAATTGAGTATGCCTTCGCTCATTACAATGCCGACTACAGACTGAAAGAGAAGGCCAAGGTGAAGGCTAACAAGCTCGGCTCCGAG GCCATAGTAAAGAACGGCAAACAGGCCATGGTTCTGTTTTCCTTGTCCGTCACCGGCATGAACCAGGGCGTGGTCATTTCCAATCGCCACAGCCGAGCCCAGCGTTCCAGCAGTGAGATCCCAGGGGAGGGCGTCTCTGAAGAGTCCGAGTCCAGGAGGAGGTCCATGAGAGAgagtgaggaagaggagaagaaatGCTGTTCCAAGTGCGTCTGCAAGCCCATCGACGCCGACACAATCGACATATATGCCAGGGCCGTGTTCCCGTTCACGTTTGCCGTGGTCAATGTAATCTACTGGGTGGCATACactatgtaa